The Bos indicus x Bos taurus breed Angus x Brahman F1 hybrid chromosome 9, Bos_hybrid_MaternalHap_v2.0, whole genome shotgun sequence genomic sequence taatcatcAGCTAATGATGTAACTGGCTTAAGGGAatctgaagaaaaactaaagcagcagcagcaagaatctGCACGCAGGGAAAACATTCTTGTAATGCGACTAGCAACCAAGGAGCAAGAAATGCAAGAGTGTACTGTAAGTGTTTCAGATGTTTTAACCTTTATGAGGGTTTGGGTTTTGGTTCACATTATTTTGTGTGTTAACTCACATTaagttaattttatataattaatactAATTATACATGTACATTTTGTTAAGGTAGATATGTTTTGAGCTTCAGTGTGCTAAATGTAAAATTCTGATACATAATTTCTCATCATTggatttaaagtaattttttgtGGCCAAGAAGTCAGAAGTTTAAGTTATTCTCTGAAATCTCTGTAATTTATGAGAATTAATGTAttggttcatgtatctttttttttttttttggttcatatATCTTTAAGTAACATAATACCTGAGGGTATAAGCACCATTTACTCATTTTACTTGGCAAGCTttcttgttaatttctcctttgctgtctttATGTCTTTCTACAGAAAACTAAGTATCAACTTCTACTGGGTCTCCTTTTAATTGTTAACACCTTTCATTTGTACTGTTTGCCATGTCTACATATATCTGAAATCTATTGACATATTTGATCCTTTAACCCTGGTTGAATTTAGACTCAGTTTTGTCTTCAACAGCCTTAGCCCTTGTTTTAGTGTTTTTATATGTAAGTTACATAAGATAGAGGCAGCTCTTTCCCTGTTGTTTTTTAttacttttggttttttttttttcttttcattttcgaGCCATGCCACGCAGCTTGTGGAAtcagacttccctgatagctcagttgctaaaaaatgtgcctgcagtgcaggagtccccggtttggttcctgggtcgggaagatcccttggagaagggatgggctacccactccagtattcttgggcttccctggtggctcagctggtaaagaatccgcctgcaatgtgggacacctgggttcaattcctgggttggggagatcccctggagaagagaaaggctacccactccaatattctggctggaagaagtccatggactgtatagtccatggggtcacaaagagtcggacacaactgagtgactttcactttcaaccagggactgaacccaggcccctgtggTGAAAACGTTGAGTCCTAACCTCTGTGCCACAAAGAAATTCCCTGTTGTTTCTAATCTTAAAAGCTGCAGTTTTCTTGAATAATTTTGCGTAATATCCATTTGATAGTTATTAAAATCTAATGCATAAGCCAGTATTCTGGTCATTGGAGGTTAATAATCTATGGGACacacttctatttcttttccttctctcaccAATAAAATGTTCTTTAGGATTTAATCACAGTCTTTATTCTTCCTGTGTCCACATTTGCACAAGTCTTCAGTCCTTTCTTCACTTTTTCAAAATGACTTCTTTACCTGTTACTTTGCTAAAGAAAAGGGTAGCCTCTTATTGTCTGTATCTTCTCAGCGCTCCTTTTGTTTCTACCAGTTACTTTCCACCTTCACTGCCactacatttttttctgtaaggtCATTGTATTAAGAAAATTCTCTTTCTCATCACTTCTATGTCTTCACTTTCCCCAACTTTGGCTTTTGGCATtccttcttttgacttttttttttaacttgggtaCTTGGTTCAAAGAAGTCTTAACAACATTCTTAGTAtaatgggttttgttttgttttctgtaacaCCCCtccaatttttttcctcttgggatTTTCATATCTAATGGTATGAGTAGTACTACTGAAGTGCCAAGTCCCAAAATgagttaattctttctttttgtgaTACTTCGGATTCTAGGTTCAACCCTTCACTCACTAATAGTtttaggtttccctggtgacacagCACTGTACTAGATGCTAACACATGCAAAGGATGGCTCTTACCTTCCAAATGCAGGCACCTGGTAGGTAGTGTGAGTGGATGGTGCCAATGATAGTGTCTCACAAAACCAGTGTGTCTTGATTTCTGCCTCTTGAGTCCTCCCTACTCTTGACATCCTGGTCCGGGCACTTCTTAACCACTTAACTTGGACAGTATGTGCTGTTGACTCACCTCAGCGATTCTACAGCCATCCCATATACACTGGCAGTTTTGATCATTTTATTCCTAATCTAAGCCTTGGTGCTGCCTCTTCACCCTTCGGTCATCTCAACCtagatttaagattttttttccaagtagaACCTAACTTAccagccacatttttttttttaatagctcttCTCTGCACATCTCAGCTGAAGCACTTAACTGATCTTTCAGTTAGAACACAGTGAGGTTTTGCAGAAAGGGCAGCAGGAGCAAAAAtcacaaggaaatggcaagcttATAGTAGTAGATGAGGGCATTTCattttgtaaacttttaaaattccttaagctaaaagaaagaaaattagttcTGTTTTCTTGGTGAAGTAGTAATTAAGTATAGCTTGATCCTCTTAGTATATTTGTATCTTTTACTAAATTCATGTTAGACATTAATAGCtgttttagaaatattatttttaatcctaTTTAAGGTTTAGAATGGAGTAGGATCTTGAACCTGATCTACTTTGGGTGTGAAGAAAGTGATGCATTTAATGCTAATCAACtgtatttcctattttaaaactgTGCTGACAGTACAACCAGAGTTGAAATTGAAGGTTTCATATATAAGTAGAGAGATTTGGTATGGTGGGAAAAGCCTTAGActggaagtcaggaagcttgagaATAAGAATTCTAGTTCCAGTACTGGCATTGAACTAACTGTGTCCTTGAACAAACGGCTTCTTTAATCTCTCAAAACTAAGCAGTTTGGACCAGGTCAGTCACCTTTcagctttacaatgctgtgattCAAATCTGCTTGGAGGGAAAAAAGTGAATATGTGCTTAATTTTGGGTTAAGGTGCTATTTTTAAAGCTGTAATGCCAGTTCATGTAAATATGTAAGtactatgtatttttatttagaaatgcaaatatgtTTTAAGTTGTAATCTTGTACCTGGTGTAATGTTAGGGAACAGTTTCCCAAAAGCACAGATTTGTATGAGTAAATCACTATACtcttaaataattaatattttaaactttgccttttttttttccctcattgggcatcagcatttttaataaacacagcaacttttttttgtttgtttttttgtactGTTTCGATTGCCAACATGTAGTTTCCTTATATTTAAAGTTTCCATATATGGAATGAAGTCAAATGGTGTTTTTTTTCCTACGTGGATAACCTTAGTTTTGTGAGTGTtcttttttgtgggtttttttgttttgttttggagttTTTTTGCTGCAAGGCTTGTGGTATCTtaacttccctgaccaggtattgaaatCAAGCCCTAGCAGTGAGAGcaactgagtcctaaccactagattgCTAGGGAATTCCTAAATAGTTGTTcttaatttgtactttttttaGAGGATTTTAAGATAGAAGGGAGAGGGGCTTAATAAGCAAGTTGGTAAACCAGTGAACAGAAAGGGATTTTATCTCCTCATCTTAGGTATGTTTCCTTTGATTTGGTAGTAATGGGGTTTTTTTGCTTTGCGCAGACTCAGATCCAGTACCTCAAGCAAGTCCAGCAGCCTAGCGTTGCACAACTGAGATCAGCAATGGTGGACCCAGCGATCAACTTGTTATtcctaaaaatgaaaagtgaactgGAACAGACTAAAGACAAACTGGAACAAGCCCAAAATGAACTGAGTGCCTGGAAGTTTACGCCTGATAGGTAAACAAATCATACTCCCCAGTcaagacttccctgacagtcccaCTGCGAGAAAGCTGTGGTGGGACAGCCACGTACTCGTTTCCACACCAAGACTCAGACTTTTTGAGCCAAAAAGCCACATTCTTATACTATCCAGCTTGTAAAGGTTAATGTAAAACTTACCAGATGAACCTTGTGTTTCAGCTTttttctcttccccctccccttgCTTCAGAGGCCTGATGGCGTCGGACTATTCCGAAGAAGTGGCCACCTCCGAAAAATTCCCCTTCTAGAACATGTAGACACTTGAGAAATGTTTCTGTTTGAAGAAAATAGAGGGAGAAACAGAAGTCTTAAGTCTGTGGCACACTGTGTCTTCAGACAGTTTGGAGGAATGAAAACCTAGAGATTTAAAACCATGAATTGAACATGTAAAATTCCAGTAAATGTAAAGATGGAATATGCATCGCTCTTAACCTTGAGCATAGTGACTTAGAGACACTGTATATCAGTTTTGCCAATAAGACCGTGGACTTCGTGATTGTTGTTGAACTTCTGGGTCACACTCAAATGAGGTGAATTTTGCCTTTAAAGGGTTTATTTGCTAAGAACCAACTTAATAGTCATGAGTGAATCAAATAATAGATGTCAGTACAAGTAGTTCATCTATTTAACCATTTCGTTTGGGGCTCTATATTACTTGATTGAGCCTTAAATCTGTGGTTTTACTCAATGATTTGTTCTTTGAATGGTTGCTAATACTGTAGATAATCTTACCGAGGACTGTACAAACATGAAGGTGTGGTGTCAAACTTCAGGTTTTAAACTGTTTGAAGCGTTATAAACATTCATTTCACAACTAGATTGTATAAGGATATTGGCTGTGATGAGACTCACTGCgttattttttttcagtagtgaAATTTATTAAATCCCCATCCATTCAACAGGCACATGTTGAAAGAGCATTGTCGTTGGTGTTAATGGGGGAATGTGTTCCTTCATTGTATTTGGGCCTTTTGTATTGCACTCTTGATATTAAATTAAATGTGCCttgaaatagttgttttttttttttttttaagttcaaggATTACTATGATGATTTTGTTGtacttttaacattttgattGGGGGGGCGCTGTGGAGAGCAGATTGATTTGGAAAAAATTGTTGGTGTGCTCTTCAAAGTGAAGGAAAAGGCTCTGTGTCTCATTTTTTGAAGACCTACTTTTTTCCAGCTGTTAtcataaaaaaacaaagagacTTGACACTTGTTGCTTTTTGACACCTTGTCCCAGGATATTGCAGTAGAAATTAATGTGGGACAGCTTTACAGGGTGCCTGCCAGAAGATTGGGGACAGAATATATCGGAACTGTGGGCTGGCCTAAGTGAGACATTTtatgaattgaaaaaaaagtatAGTGATCATTTCTAGCAAATTCATTTGCTCATTAGATAAATGAGGCATTATTTTCTTCATGCTTCCATCCAATCCTGGAGGTGAATTTTTTCGTCAGATCATTCTATAAGTCACCAATGCGAATTTTCACTTGGTGATAATGGAGTCTAAGATGAGTGGAAGATAAAATGTTCCAGATTGTCCCAACGTTTAAGTGCAGTTTTAACAAGGGTGACTTAAGTTCTCTCTTAATCATTCCAATCAATTGTAAGTATCTTGTATGTCTGTACTTGAGGGAACTGATTGTGGGGCAGAGGGCGGGTTGAAGAAGTGGTTTGTGTGACTTCACAGCAAGAAATCCGCTTCTAAGATTCTCACTGTGGGGGTTGGAGGGTAAGTAACCACATCTGTTTGAAATTAGCTTATTGTACCCGAATTAAggcttttgtatatattttatgtcaTTAAAGAATATAGTAGAAATGGGCTACGTATTTTCAGTAGGTCAAGAGATAATTAATTCATAAAAGGTATTATGTACTCAAATTTAGCCAAGCATTTTTCTTTTGCCACTTAAGTAACAGTCACGTTGAGGTGGggttttttcttattgttaaaaAACGTTTAATTAATAAGATAACACATGCTCATGTATAAGATTGAAACAGCATAAAGAAAAGTAGAGGTGTAAAATAAGTTTTACTCCTGGGTGACCTTCCCCTTGCCCTTTCTATTCCCCAGGAATAGtgaccatttttaaatttcttgggtATCAAGATAATTTGTATGCATATACAGTAATTATATGTGTATTGGTTTTAAACAAATGCGGacatgcatatgtacatataGATGATTTGTAGCATGACTTTCCCCAGGCCCCCTTTATCCTTggactttttttccattttttagtatatttaggTTACTTACCATTTTTAATGGttgtataatattttcattgtattactttattttaacCACCTATAAAGGGAATTTTGTAAAAAGTGAACTATAAGCTAGAGTTCATTGGGTGGTATAACTACATCATTAATTTGAAACAAACAGTGCTCAGTCAATACTCTGTCTGCAATAATTCAAATAGAATGGGttgtgtgggttttgtttttcactttttcattgtttaaattttGAGAGAGAATGATCCCCTGAATTATGTTGTCCACtttagttaaaatatttcaatcaTGTGACAGTGTGTATACTTTAGAATAGTTACAGGGAGATGTTGCAGAGTTTTGACAGTCTTCAGTTTGCATTTATAAACAGTTAGTTGTGTGTGTACACCTTCAGAATACCCTCATCCCTTCCCCTTGATAACAAAGCAGTGTACAGTATCCGTTCCTtctcttaaattattttctacttttttctttgtgAGTTATTTGATTTTTAGCAATGggttagaatattttttaattaaaaaaaaaattactccagAGCCAGGTTTCTTGAAATTGGATTCTTACCATTTTTTGTGATACAATGAACACAACACAAATTTTACACAACATAGTAAAGTGGCATAAAATTACAGAATGCTTAAAGAAAACATTCAGTGCAgatttgttttaatcattttAGAAGTGATAGGattatttttagaacatttattAAAAGGCGTGActtcataaatgaaatatttttgcgTTAGAATTTGGTACTTTCTATGAGGTTAAGTCAGGTCACAAATTGCTCTATTGATTTTACAAttgtttgtatttaaaaatttgatacAAAAGAATTCTCAGGTTGGTAAACTGATGTTTTCACAAGAAAGCAGAGTTGGGGGAAGCATAGGCAGTGAAATGGAAGGAAAGCCTCTGTCTCTGATGATAGTGCCTGTTTCTTAATTCCTCGTTTGGTTTCTCTTATTCAGTAGAGGCTAAAGTCTGAGGATGCTAATAGGAAATACGGGAAATCTGGAGCTGTAATGGCAACAAACAGATATCAGCTGATAAAGTTGCCATGTTGTGAGAGAACCCTTCCCACGTGCTAACTCGTTTTCATGTGAGGCTTCTTTGTGCAATAGTAAGCCAGGttttgggcctccctggtggctcagtggtaaagaatcccctgccaatgcaagagatgcggattcagtccctggatggggaagatcccctgaagaaggaaatggcaacccactccagctttcttgcctggaaaatcccatggacagaggagcctgctgggctacagtccatggggtcacaagagagtcagatacggcttactgactaaacaccaccaccagcaACCACCAGGTTTTATTTCAGATTTGTGTAAGGAAAATATATCACAAACTTTCACTTGAATCACATTGGGTTAAAACATGTGCTGTTGATAAAAGAAATCTTGCATCACAAACCCCAACAACAGTGTCTCAGTAAAACTTGAGTGCTTTTCTTAGTGTCAGCAAGAGTTCTGATTTAAGCATACAATTGTGATGTTACCTTAGAGACTTGGAAAGGGACAGTTTGATATTCTTACCATAAAGTTGAGAATGATCTTACTgatgaaaaatttttttgctgACACTATTCTTTTAATGGGCTTTGATTTGCCCTATATATTACTTCACAGTACATCTTCTTATTAGTAATATATAGAGGATGAACCTTGATTGATTTTTGCAATTGCTGTATATATGCATGTAGAAAGTATGGCATTCCTAATTTGGCAGATACTCACATATTTGCAttatttgtgctgctgctgctgctgctaagtcgcctcagtcacgtccaactctgtgtgaccccagagacggcaatccaccaggctccccagtccctgggattctccaggcaagaacactggagtgggttgccatttccttctccaatgcatgaaagtgaaaagtgaaagtgaagtcgctcagtcgtgcccgactcttagcaaccccatggactgcagcccaccaggctcctccacccatgggattttccaggcaagagtactggagtggggtgccattgccttctccgattatttATGCTAAATAACCCCAATCTTATTTTTGTGTCCTaaggataatcttttcaacatGAATAAAATTTCACCATATATtagtattaaaatttcaaaaacttaCATCCCAATTTAAGACagctcaaatatatatatacatatatatcatataaagtTAATTGAGGGATTGATAAATAGAAATAGTCTTGAGTCTTAAAAACAATTACTGAACAGGCCTCACTTAATGCAATAAACGTTCTTGTGGGAACTGCCTATTAACAGGCATCCTTATAAACACTGGTCTAGCAAGAATTTATtctcatttgtatatttatagGTACTGATTTTATATATTAGGTAGAAGTTTACATTTGTGGTTGATGTTGCATTTACCCTTTCAAGaacttttctgtttcataaagCTAAGTACCTTAGAGTTTTAttaatattgatatatttgaaATGTGTGTCAAATAACTGGCCTGTTTgtatttcaaattataatttgGGATAAAAGTAGATTTCAGAATCAATTATAATGTAATAGAAAGTAGCCACTTAGGTATTTTTTCTTCAGGTTTTATCTTTGCTGCTGTATTGGCAAAATACTGAAATGTACAAGATGGATGTGTCCGGAAAAGAAGATGGTAATTGTAGGCAGGCGTCTACTGTGACATAGAGTTATATTCTGTATGTGTTATATCTGTTGCTGTAATAATTTCAAACAAAGAAGGTTGTCAAgaatttgtcttcattttgtgaTGAATGGCTCTTTCCTTTGCAGCCAAACAGGCAAAAAGTTAATGGCGAAGTGTCGAATGCTTATCCAGGAGAATCAAGAGCTTGGAAGGCAGCTGTCCCAGGGACGTATTGCACAACTTGAAGCAGAGTTGGCTTTACAGAAGAAATATAGTGAGGAGCTTAAAAGCAGTCAGGATGGTAAGGGGTTTTTTGAAAAGTTTGGTTAACTTTGCACTGGCTTTAAAATACTGCCAGGCATGAGTATTATAGATTAGAGTCTTTATATGCTAATCTCTACCAATGGTTCTATGAAGTTATAAGTGAAATATTTCCAGTTGAGTCAACAAACAAAGCCATTTAATTTAGTGGTGgtttccccctcccccccagtTGTTTGTTGTGCAAATTtcataagtttttgtttttttaggggTGGGGTTTTTTTAGGGGAGGGCTTTTGTATTAATAAGGCATTCTGTagctatataaatttatattcagtGCCTAAAAGGATATATTCAGTGCTTAATATCTTCACTTAACCGATTTCTCTAAGTGTAGATCTTGGAAATATTTGGCCATGTCCAGGGATCTAAAAATATGTAATTGATTGTggaagaattccctggtggtccagtggtgtgGAGTCAGTGCTTTCAGCTCCTgggccaggttccatccctggtcaagtcACTCAAGTTCCTGCAAGCTgcgaggcatggccaaaaataagaaataaatacagagtttctgtttagtGAATAAGATGTAATTATTTGCCCAAAGAAATGGAACTTGTCAGCCACCATGCTGGTCTAGTACAGCTGCATGCATGCTCTTTCTCCTTTGTGAAGaaaattagtaagaaaaacaCCCAGTCtctcttaaaattaaattaattgcaACTTTGCAGGTAATTGCAAAGAAGGTCAGTAGTCAATATCTTTAAAATTGCCTCTTCAAAGTGGTGGTTTTTAGCTCTTACTATTTGTAAATACACTAAATAGGAGTCTTTTTGTATAGTAGTGAAGGAACTCCCTCACCCCAAGACCTTTTTAGAACTTCATAGATAACTGTATTTTCATCAGTTTCAAGAgttattttttctgaattttgttcTTGAATGTAGAATAATCTTTGCTGACAGCATAGGCTTCTTTGGAGTGTTGGAATCAAGGGCTTCCCCAGGGACTACACCTGCTGTGGAGCTGAACATGGACTAGGCGGGTGTGGAGTAAGGGGCCAGGCGTGTGGGCCCATAGGCAGGCAAACGTGGAACAGATTTTGTGGGCTGTAACCAGTTTTATGTGGCCAGATAGTTTGGATCGTTGTAAATTTGGTTGCTTTTATATATTCAGGCTTTTGCTTTCTCTCACAAATAAACTTGTTGAAtggctattttaaaattctaagcaAAACCTTAAAATATTCTTTCGTGATTTTAGAATTGTATTTGTTTActtaaacatttattgactgcCTAGCTTTGTGCAGGCACtaagaagtatttttaattatattgtaAGAGATATTAAAGTAGGTTTGGCTCTCCTTTGCACAGAACTGAATGACTTCATCATTCAACTTGACGAAGAAGTAGAGGGTATGCAGAGTACCATTCTAGTTCTTCAGCAACAACTGAAGGAGACGCGCCAGCAGTTGGCTCAGTACCAACAGCAGCAGTCTCAAGCCGCAGGCCCGAGTACCAGCAGGACTACATCTTCGGAGCCTGTAGGACAGGCAGAGGCCACAGGTAAAGACTGCAGTCGTCTGGCCAACGGACCAAGTAATGGCAGTTCCTCCCGGCAGAGGACGTCTGGGTCTGGATTTCACAGGGAGGGGGACACAGCCGAAGATGACTttccttcttctccagggaatgggAATAAGGCCTCCAGCAGCTCGGAGGAGAGAACTGGCAGAGGAGGTAGTAGTTACGTAAACCAACTCAGTGCGGGGTATGAAAGTGTAGACTCTCCCACGGGCAGTGAAAACTCTCTCACACACCACTCAAATGACACAGACTCCAGTCATGACCCGCAAGAGGAGAAACCTGTGAGTGGGAAAGGTAACCGAACTGCGGCCTCCCGCCACGTTCAGAATGGCTTGGACTCAAGTGTAAATGTACAGGGTTCAgttttgtaaaaaaacaaaaaaatttccagCAAATTTTTATACAGTGTCATTTAATTTGGAAGAGGATACTGTCCAGTTAATTAATGCATACTTTTGTCACAATTTGCCTTTTTtgtgggtggtttttttttttttccttttttctttgcttcaatACCTCTGCCACTTTGGAAATTGTAACAGTTAATTACTTTGAATGTTGCTAAAAGGACATTTTGTGTAGGGTCAGGTTATTTTTATATGAGTTAATGTGAAGTTGTAAATGGAACTTTTTGCTTAAAGTATAACACAGTGATGTCTGTGTGAATCTGTGTctaccctagaacctgtgctgtGTGAGGGCATTCTTACTCATGCTGTTACTATGCTTATGCACCATTCAGACTTGTCAGAGTAGATGTGGGTTTATGACTGCCAAGTTTGCCCAGTACAGTAGTTTTATCACTAAAAGTTGGACTTGTTGAAGGAGTCCTATAGTAGTTTCAGTGTTAGATACAGTTTTTCCCACCATACATCTGTGCATTTTCTCTTTAGGTGATTGAATGTTTAAGAAATTTGTGTGCATAGTTACTCAGTTTTTATGAATTGTTGTATCCTGTTAATGCATATTGCTCTGTGACTCCAGTATATCTTACCTGTACTGACCAAacttaaataaagatttttattgtAACTCCTTAcattggttgtttttttgtttgtgtgtatgtgtatagcatttgtcatttcttttcattgaataGCTGAATGTCTACTCCATTTTTCCACATACCACAAAGGTGGAACTTAAGTCCATGCATACATTTAATTGTgcactttgtttttctcctgccttatacaaataattgttaaaatatttcaaaattcagaaaaatgtaaagaaggaaatagtcacctaAGTATTTGTTAGGTTATAATTGAAAAAGTAGGCTTTGTGAAATGATTTCAGGTAATTAGGTATCGTGTAGTCagtgatgttttaaaatcttGTCCACTTACACGGTTTTGTACTAATAACATGTGCTAATATTATGTAATAACAGTGTGGAGTGTTAGAATGAAGGCGAAATGTTTTAAAGAGGTAAGACTGTTTGCTTCATTTCCTGTCACGTTTTAAACATTAAGTATCAAGGT encodes the following:
- the WTAP gene encoding pre-mRNA-splicing regulator WTAP yields the protein MTNEEPLPKKVRLSETDFKVMARDELILRWKQYEAYVQALEGKYTDLNSNDVTGLRESEEKLKQQQQESARRENILVMRLATKEQEMQECTTQIQYLKQVQQPSVAQLRSAMVDPAINLLFLKMKSELEQTKDKLEQAQNELSAWKFTPDSQTGKKLMAKCRMLIQENQELGRQLSQGRIAQLEAELALQKKYSEELKSSQDELNDFIIQLDEEVEGMQSTILVLQQQLKETRQQLAQYQQQQSQAAGPSTSRTTSSEPVGQAEATGKDCSRLANGPSNGSSSRQRTSGSGFHREGDTAEDDFPSSPGNGNKASSSSEERTGRGGSSYVNQLSAGYESVDSPTGSENSLTHHSNDTDSSHDPQEEKPVSGKGNRTAASRHVQNGLDSSVNVQGSVL